The following coding sequences are from one Acidobacteriota bacterium window:
- a CDS encoding electron transfer flavoprotein subunit alpha/FixB family protein, translating into MILVFIEHKNCVLNKTSLEAIAAAQAIGEDLGMKATAVIPCTGECPLVQEIAGYDLEKVIVAKSDKLGTYTPDAYADAWEQVIKATNPQYIVMSHTYQVRDFAPKVATRFGRELVGDVIRYRAEGGKLVLTRRIFLGKLDADLTVGGDAPYFVTFQSGAYRGDSAAKGSAAVETMDVNIGEVRMTAEEPFQEAKASVDLTKSEVIVAVGRGIKSEENLALAQQLADALGADLAASRPICDSEWLPIDRQIGSSGQTVAPKLYVALGISGAIQHIVGMKNSGTIVAINKDSEAPIFDIADYGIVGDLFEAVPVLIEEIKKAKG; encoded by the coding sequence ATGATCCTCGTATTCATCGAACACAAAAATTGCGTATTGAACAAAACCTCGCTTGAGGCGATCGCGGCGGCACAGGCCATCGGAGAAGACCTCGGGATGAAGGCAACCGCAGTAATACCGTGCACCGGCGAATGTCCGCTCGTTCAGGAGATCGCAGGTTACGACCTCGAGAAGGTGATCGTTGCCAAGAGCGACAAACTCGGCACCTATACGCCCGATGCATATGCAGACGCCTGGGAGCAGGTGATCAAGGCGACGAATCCGCAGTACATCGTGATGTCGCATACCTACCAGGTGCGCGATTTTGCTCCGAAGGTGGCGACCCGCTTTGGCCGCGAATTGGTCGGCGACGTCATCCGCTATCGTGCCGAGGGCGGCAAGCTCGTCCTGACTCGACGCATCTTTCTCGGAAAGCTCGATGCTGACCTGACCGTCGGCGGCGATGCTCCGTATTTCGTCACGTTCCAATCGGGCGCTTACCGCGGCGATAGTGCCGCGAAGGGAAGTGCAGCCGTCGAAACGATGGACGTGAATATCGGCGAGGTTCGGATGACCGCCGAAGAGCCGTTCCAGGAAGCTAAGGCGTCGGTTGACCTGACCAAGAGCGAGGTAATAGTCGCGGTCGGACGCGGCATCAAGTCGGAAGAAAACCTCGCACTTGCACAGCAGCTCGCGGATGCTCTCGGTGCCGACCTTGCAGCGTCGCGTCCGATCTGCGACAGCGAGTGGCTGCCCATCGACCGCCAGATCGGTTCTTCGGGCCAGACCGTTGCGCCGAAACTCTACGTCGCTCTCGGCATCTCGGGCGCTATTCAGCACATCGTCGGGATGAAGAACTCCGGAACGATCGTCGCTATCAACAAGGACAGCGAGGCACCGATCTTTGACATCGCCGATTACGGCATCGTCGGCGACCTCTTCGAGGCCGTGCCCGTCCTGATCGAAGAGATCAAGAAGGCGAAAGGCTAA
- a CDS encoding type II toxin-antitoxin system HicA family toxin, with product MKRRDLIRRLEQMGCVLTRHGGKHDWYTNTETKQSQPVPRHSEINENLAKSIIKKLSDK from the coding sequence GTGAAACGCCGAGATCTGATCAGAAGGCTTGAACAAATGGGATGCGTGTTGACCCGGCATGGCGGGAAGCATGACTGGTACACCAACACTGAAACGAAGCAATCCCAACCTGTTCCGAGACACTCGGAAATCAACGAGAACCTTGCTAAGTCGATAATCAAGAAGCTTTCGGATAAGTAG
- a CDS encoding electron transfer flavoprotein subunit beta/FixA family protein, with product MKIIVLMKQVANKDAVLRIGPDEKWINETDVAMQTNESDGYALEEALRLKEAKGEGEVIVCTLGPQSAKSVIKDALARGADRAIHVVADDANKLSPYQIAKAIADAIREENAELVFAGLQSDDASYGQTGVVLAELLGIPHGTIVIEVDRESLGESLRIKRELESGWYQWFSYKLPALFTIQSGISQIRYASLKGIMAAKKKEIREVTAAIEAFAAGQSISKVYMPLKTKQTQMLGNGDAKAGAVELVEKLKTEVRAI from the coding sequence ATGAAGATCATAGTTTTAATGAAACAGGTTGCGAATAAGGACGCCGTCCTTCGCATCGGACCTGACGAAAAATGGATCAACGAGACGGACGTCGCGATGCAGACGAACGAATCGGACGGCTACGCCCTCGAAGAGGCTCTTCGGCTCAAGGAAGCCAAGGGTGAGGGCGAAGTGATCGTCTGCACGCTCGGGCCGCAATCGGCGAAATCGGTTATCAAAGATGCCCTCGCTCGCGGTGCCGATCGTGCGATCCACGTGGTCGCCGACGACGCCAACAAGCTTTCGCCTTACCAGATCGCGAAGGCCATCGCCGATGCGATCCGCGAAGAAAATGCCGAACTCGTTTTCGCCGGGCTGCAATCTGACGACGCGAGCTATGGCCAAACGGGCGTGGTGCTCGCCGAGCTGCTCGGCATACCGCACGGCACCATCGTCATCGAGGTCGACCGCGAAAGCCTCGGCGAGAGCCTCCGCATCAAGCGCGAGCTTGAGAGTGGCTGGTACCAATGGTTCAGCTATAAACTCCCTGCACTCTTCACCATTCAATCCGGCATCTCGCAGATCCGCTACGCCTCGCTGAAGGGCATCATGGCGGCGAAGAAGAAGGAGATCCGCGAGGTCACAGCCGCGATTGAGGCATTCGCTGCAGGGCAGTCTATCTCGAAAGTTTACATGCCGCTCAAGACCAAACAGACCCAGATGCTCGGCAATGGCGATGCCAAGGCCGGTGCGGTCGAGCTGGTCGAGAAACTCAAAACGGAGGTGCGGGCAATATGA